The proteins below come from a single bacterium genomic window:
- a CDS encoding sigma-70 family RNA polymerase sigma factor: MDSAPSAQDESRWIDQCLTGDPDAFEPLIRHTASRIRGLVWGMLGERREDTEDVVQEIFLKAYMALPRFRRESRFSTWVHRIAVNHCRDIARRAPPPPAELDESTLANLPAPEPDEKPEEDNLDAEKAVAELSRLLDRMKEDHRRILVMREIEDLSYEEIGEILGIAPGTVRSRLSRARAALIRAAEKLENSSQ; the protein is encoded by the coding sequence TTGGATTCCGCTCCATCGGCCCAGGACGAATCGCGCTGGATCGACCAATGCCTCACGGGCGATCCGGATGCCTTCGAGCCGCTCATCCGGCACACGGCCAGCCGCATCCGGGGCCTGGTCTGGGGGATGCTGGGAGAGCGCCGGGAGGATACCGAGGATGTGGTGCAGGAAATCTTTCTCAAGGCCTACATGGCCCTCCCCCGCTTCCGCCGCGAATCGCGCTTTTCGACCTGGGTCCACCGCATCGCGGTCAACCATTGCCGGGACATCGCGCGCCGCGCACCGCCGCCGCCTGCCGAGCTGGACGAAAGCACCCTGGCCAATCTGCCGGCGCCCGAGCCCGACGAGAAGCCGGAAGAGGACAACCTTGACGCGGAAAAAGCAGTGGCGGAGCTGTCCCGCCTCCTGGATCGGATGAAGGAAGACCACCGGAGAATACTGGTCATGCGGGAGATTGAAGATCTGAGCTACGAGGAAATCGGCGAAATTCTGGGCATCGCCCCCGGCACCGTACGCTCGCGCCTGAGCCGGGCACGGGCGGCCTTGATCCGGGCCGCGGAAAAATTGGAGAATTCTTCTCAATGA